gcctaaaAGATGAATTAGGATGTCCAATAACGAGAGTAAAAGATTGCTAGTTCGAGCAACTGCACGGGCAGGCTACATCTCACATCAATCTTTCCGATCTTCTATACAGTATACAAAAATGGATCGTAAGGTatcaaaaagaaaatgttatgCCAATTAGAAATAGTTATTTTCATGGgtcatataattatgtttactCCAAAGGCGATTTTACTTTAGACAAGGTAAATTTATTGAACACTAtcgagagtttaaaccattACCCAGAGACACGGTGAGGTTGACTGAGTTGCCGTTGAGCGTTTTCAGTGATCCAGTCTCCATGCCAGCCCTGAAGTAGGTGTTTAATACTACATGGTAATACATCAACTCTGTAAAGGGATCAAAACACGCACGTGACTACATATGTTTGGTAGTACATATGTAGGGAATATGTCTAAATCCTGCACGCAAACCATTGGGAGCACATCAAAACAACGATAATATATCGGTGGGGAAAATGTACATGCGTTGTCATATTTACGATGTCTACAACCCGTTACTTTGAGATTAACTGTAAATAGTTTGTGTTATAAATTTACAGCCTAAAAACATTGAAGATGTGTCTTTAATTTAGGACAATACTTTTAGTATCTCAATATAAATACTAATTAAGGTTAACTCTTTTTGTCATTCAATGGATGCGTCACATCTTTTGATAGGTTTACAACAACAGTTTGAAAAAGGAAATTGCAATAAACTGTTCATGATTACGTATAGCGTATGTCTATATTCTGACCTTTGAGTGCCGTTGTATTCTTCAGAAGTCCGTCAATGGCTCCTTTTGGAAGTTTGGCGAAGGCTTCATTGGTTGGGGCGAATAGAGTGAGAGGCCCCAGTGCTACCAAAACATATTACAGCAATAACATCGAATTAGCAGAACAGACACATTGACATCATCGTGAATACGTATTATACTAtgacatataaatatgtatcaatatgcACATTTGCGGCATGATGggtggtaaaaaaaaatcaaaaagcACTCCGACGGTTGCTCTCCCATAtactggccaccagaccctaagttttATGATTactattatttataatttcaatattctagAGACACGGGGCAGTCTAGCTCTCCCCTTACAATCAATGCTTTCGTGGCCTCATCCAATGCAACTCTGGTGATTTAAGAAGTCGAAATGAAGGTAAAACAAATTAGAGCCAATACATGCACTGATTTACGTACTACTGACATCCTTGATGACACTGGACTCTATGAAGAGTGTGGTGAGTGTTTGGAGAGGCTGCGCCTGGCGACATCCGTCCGCCATTGTTCCCGTTGGTGGAAGCATCACCCCATCCAGGACGTTCAACACACCGTTTGTTGCATTCAGATCAACCCTGCCGAGGTCGATAGGACGCCCAGATGCTGTCGCCACCTGGAACAAAAGAAACTCTTGGCTACATGAAACGCTCATGCTTTATACCGACAACAAACAGGTATTTTCCACTTTTAACCATTACAACCATATATGATACGATTTAACACATATGTGAGATATGAAGAAAGTAGTTCGATATTATctttatcagtattatacaTTAAGACCTCAAGTTGATCATCATAGACATCACCAATAAAcaaatcaatttaaacatttaccAAGTACATGTTATTGCCAAACATCAATTAAATAGCAAGTGCTTATGCATATTACTTTCAAAGAAATGTTCAACTTCATAAACAggacattatataattataaacattcAGTAAATATTGGTATCATTAcagttacattttgtatgtgtagGAACCATTTTGACAATGTGTTTTTTCTATGACCTACTGTATTGTTGTGGTAGAAGTTGATGCGGATTGGCTGTCCATAGAGAGTGTTGAAGGTAGCCTCGTTTTTTAGCTGAGACTTGTGTATAGTCTGGTTGACTATGTGGTACTTGAGGAACGCAATCCTGGTCTGGTTATCATCCTCCAAAGCTTGTCGTATTTCCATGGGAAGCTCAAAGAAGGCGTCATCAGTAGGCCCGAACAGTGTGAGGTTACCTGAGAGGAAGACAAGAAGAATTCCGAAAGAATGAGAGAACGAAATAGTGTTAACcttaacatatttttgaaacatcAGCTTCAGATCATGTcaacatgacgtcataataacaTAAGTTAAAGCAAACTTGTATGTGTGGCATTTTTCATGATAAGGCAACtcataaaataattttcaaaaatccgAATTTCGCTTGCAGCAACATAATTGTtttttacatgtattgtatagcaATAAATGAAACTCAAATGGTACCTGTACCGCTAGGTATGAACGTTAAAGATACTTGCGTACCTACCCTGTTACTTGTACTGCTAGGTATGAACGTTAAAGATACTTGTGTACCTACCCTGTTATCTGTACCACTAGGTATGAACGTTAAAGATACTTGTGCACCTACCCTGTTATCTGTACCGCTAGGTATGAACGTTCAAGATACCTGTGCACCTACCCTGTTGTCTGTACCGCTAGGTATGAACGCTAAAGATACCTGTGTACCTACCCTGCTATCTGTACCGCTAGGTATGAACATTAAAGATACCTGTGTACCTACCTTGTTATCTGTACCGCTAGGTATGAACGTTAAAGATACTTGTGTACCTACCCTGTTACCTGTAACGCTAGGTATGAACGTTAAAGATACTTGTGTACCTACCCTGTTATCTGTACCGCTAGGTATGAACGTTCAAGATACCTGTGTACCTACCCTGCTATCTGTACCGCTAGGTATGAAACATTAAAGATACTTGTGTACCTACCCTGTTATCTGTAACGCTAGGTATGAACATtaagttacctgtgtacctaccCTGTTACCTGTACCGCTAGGTATGAACATTtaagttacctgtgtacctaccCTGTTATCTGTACCGCTTAGGTATGAACGTTAAAGATACCTTGTGTACCTACCCTGTTACCTGTACCGCTAGGTATGAACGTTTAAAGATACTTGGTGTACCTATTCGCTGCTATCTGTACCGCTAAGGTAATGAACGTTAAAGATACATGTGTACCTACCCTGCTATCTGTACCGCTAGGTATGAACGTTAAAGATACATGTTATACCTACCCTGTTATCTGTACCGCTAGGTATGAACGTTAAAGATACTTGTGTACCTATCCtgttacctacatgtacaaaatgtataatgtcGGCATGGACATTAAAACGTCATCGTTGATTTTGAGATGTTTAAAATGTGGATATGGAAGTTTTTCAGTCATTGATGCCACATAAAAAGTGTAAATATTTGCTGTACGCGATCAGGAACTTGTTGATGTAATGTGTTAACATTGCTTTACTGTTTATATGTAAacgcatatacatgtagtttattttttataacatcTCTAATGGAGATGGGACTACATCCTACGTTTTAAGTCATACAGTAAAGAGGAAGTATTGATATTTAGATCGACTTCCTCCTCCAATGTTAAACTATCTACCCATCCACATCTCTCTTCACGTTCAATACATGTCATTACAATACTTCCCATCATATGTTagtagtatgatatatatattagacCTATTGCGTTGAGGTACCTGGTTTGGTCAGTATGCCGTCCAGTCCTGCCTGACTGGCTAATGTCACGAGCACAGACTCCCCTTCATTCACAGCTGTTTGGACAAGTGACACCTTCTCCTTCACATACAGTAACTGATGTCCGGCTACCAGAACGATGACCAGCGTGTGGACAATCAGGGTGAAACTTAAACACCACATCTTAAATTAAAGGTTAACTCATGCTCGATATTCAATAATACATAGCTGACATGTTTGGTCACCTGATAGATAAGCGTATCGACTGTGTAGACACATTGTCACACGCTTATCCACACGTATACACACTTACACACATAAACACACCCACACGCATAAACACACACCCGGTAATAGACAGGTAAGTGTGTCACATGGAACGAACGACTTGATAGATATCATATAACGCACATGTAGATTCGGTTTTTATTCATCTAGTCCGAGCTTAAAACAAAGGTAATAAGTAAACAAATTCATCAGCCATAAGTCAAGGTAAATGTAAAGTAAAATGCAAATGTACTGTATGCATTTGTTTGCCCACTTTATCAGTAAATAAAATTTGGTTATATTTATAGTGCTCTCAGCCGGTGACATACATCTGCTGATATCTGCGTTGAATGTGGATTTATATACCTTGGAATACTTATAGAAGAACTATAGAATGGTGATATAACTTTACCTATCGCTCCTCAGTATATATCTGACAGGTAACTagaatatgttttgtttttctatcAGTATATCGCGAAACCTAACTCATTTATTGTTCTCTTTCGTGTGCAACgctatttttcaattttattgcTGATAGTGTCTAGAGTGTGAAGATCTGTAATATGTACATAAACGTTATTAAATGAATGTTTACTGGTTACTTATTCTCGTTTAAGGACAGGCGCAACA
Above is a window of Pecten maximus chromosome 7, xPecMax1.1, whole genome shotgun sequence DNA encoding:
- the LOC117330395 gene encoding transforming growth factor-beta-induced protein ig-h3-like; protein product: MWCLSFTLIVHTLVIVLVAGHQLLYVKEKVSLVQTAVNEGESVLVTLASQAGLDGILTKPGNLTLFGPTDDAFFELPMEIRQALEDDNQTRIAFLKYHIVNQTIHKSQLKNEATFNTLYGQPIRINFYHNNTVATASGRPIDLGRVDLNATNGVLNVLDGVMLPPTGTMADGCRQAQPLQTLTTLFIESSVIKDVSTLGPLTLFAPTNEAFAKLPKGAIDGLLKNTTALKELMYYHVVLNTYFRAGMETGSLKTLNGNSVNLTVSLDGVKVNGANVISVDETVSNGVIHMLDTVLTPP